Proteins from a genomic interval of Dehalococcoidia bacterium:
- a CDS encoding TetR/AcrR family transcriptional regulator — MTIDQSPTRADARANRARLLAAAHEVLRERGPDAEMKEIAERAGVGVGTIYRNFPTKDDLIVAIVTEMVDQIRDNIDSASALDDPIEAIQALLRRGFQLHEHFGDMAAVLGGHMPPACIPLFMELNPVARIAPLVRRGIAAGIFRADLDVELTADFLASSFKPSFFVRRSPDERARAYAGLFLRGMLAHPEAGPA; from the coding sequence ATGACCATCGACCAGTCGCCGACCCGTGCGGACGCCCGCGCCAACCGCGCCCGCCTGCTGGCGGCGGCGCACGAGGTGCTGCGCGAGCGCGGCCCCGACGCCGAGATGAAGGAGATCGCGGAACGCGCCGGCGTGGGTGTGGGCACGATCTACCGCAACTTTCCCACGAAGGACGACCTGATCGTCGCGATCGTGACCGAGATGGTCGATCAGATCCGCGACAACATCGACAGCGCTTCGGCGCTTGACGACCCGATCGAGGCGATCCAAGCGCTGCTGCGGCGCGGTTTCCAACTGCACGAGCACTTCGGCGACATGGCCGCGGTGCTGGGCGGGCACATGCCGCCGGCCTGCATCCCTTTGTTCATGGAGCTGAACCCGGTGGCGCGCATCGCACCACTGGTGCGGCGCGGGATCGCGGCCGGCATCTTCCGCGCCGATCTGGACGTGGAGCTGACGGCAGACTTCCTGGCGTCGTCGTTCAAGCCGTCGTTCTTCGTGCGCCGCAGCCCGGACGAGCGCGCCCGTGCCTACGCCGGCCTCTTCCTGCGCGGCATGCTTGCGCACCCCGAAGCCGGCCCCGCCTGA